From a region of the Desulfonatronum sp. SC1 genome:
- a CDS encoding leucyl aminopeptidase — protein MDITFQSQGEFAGEALFFFVFEKEPEKTPGLQTWLAAQGGWLSGNPAVDTFSGKAKSVRYFFPPSGTASPAAILVGLGGRKNFEPRELRRAVASAVGCAMDLRMTEFGLNGQALRDTGLDLPLAVEETTCAAMTSVYRFERLKTEKDEPPSQPPKLRILMDDQIDDQADARLKDRLDKSLATGHGLNLARDLVNMPANLATPEYLAQTARDLAARYGFGVEVMAADQIEALGMGAFAAVFQANRDQARLIILDSRPSVSGLAGQSASIDAEKPLVVIGKGITFDTGGISLKPSQSMEEMKGDMGGAAAVLGFFEAHGRLGQNDGNQRRIVGIIPCTENLPGPKAVKPGDVVTTCSGKTVEIINTDAEGRLLLCDALAYGKRYNPLGIVDLATLTGAMVVSLGPRIAGAFAAPQSLAEQVRRIGERVGEPCWPMPLWEDYKDELKSEVADLKNVGAREGGAIYAALFLQRFVPENTPWIHLDIAGPAFAKKKGDHGIAGGTGFGVRILVELVREWPEES, from the coding sequence ATGGATATCACCTTCCAATCCCAGGGCGAGTTCGCTGGTGAGGCCCTGTTTTTTTTCGTGTTCGAAAAGGAACCCGAGAAGACGCCCGGCCTGCAAACGTGGTTGGCCGCCCAAGGCGGCTGGTTGTCCGGAAATCCCGCCGTGGATACCTTTTCCGGAAAAGCGAAGTCCGTGCGCTATTTCTTCCCGCCCAGCGGCACCGCTTCCCCGGCAGCGATCCTGGTGGGGCTGGGTGGACGCAAGAATTTCGAGCCGCGGGAACTGCGCCGGGCCGTGGCCTCGGCCGTGGGCTGCGCCATGGACCTGCGGATGACCGAATTCGGCCTGAATGGCCAGGCTCTGAGGGATACGGGCCTGGATCTCCCGCTGGCCGTGGAGGAGACGACCTGCGCCGCCATGACGTCCGTGTACCGTTTTGAGAGGCTGAAGACGGAGAAGGACGAGCCCCCCAGCCAGCCTCCAAAACTGCGCATCCTGATGGACGACCAGATAGACGACCAAGCTGATGCACGCCTGAAGGACCGTTTGGACAAGAGCCTGGCAACGGGTCACGGGCTGAACCTGGCCAGGGACCTGGTGAACATGCCCGCCAACCTGGCCACCCCGGAATACCTGGCCCAGACGGCCCGGGATCTGGCCGCGCGATACGGTTTCGGCGTGGAGGTCATGGCCGCGGACCAAATCGAGGCCCTGGGCATGGGAGCCTTCGCCGCGGTCTTTCAGGCCAACCGGGACCAGGCCCGCCTGATCATCCTGGACTCCCGGCCGAGCGTTTCCGGCTTGGCCGGGCAGTCGGCCTCCATCGATGCAGAAAAGCCCCTGGTGGTGATCGGCAAAGGGATCACCTTTGACACTGGTGGGATTTCCCTCAAGCCCAGCCAAAGCATGGAGGAAATGAAGGGGGATATGGGCGGGGCCGCGGCGGTGCTCGGCTTTTTCGAGGCCCATGGCCGCCTGGGCCAAAATGACGGCAATCAGCGCCGGATTGTAGGAATCATCCCCTGCACCGAGAACCTTCCCGGTCCCAAGGCGGTCAAGCCAGGGGACGTGGTCACGACCTGTTCCGGCAAGACCGTGGAAATCATCAACACCGACGCCGAAGGCCGCTTGCTGCTTTGCGACGCCCTGGCCTATGGTAAACGCTACAATCCGCTGGGCATCGTGGACCTGGCCACCCTGACCGGAGCCATGGTGGTCTCCCTGGGCCCGCGCATCGCCGGGGCCTTTGCCGCGCCACAGTCGCTGGCCGAACAGGTCCGACGCATCGGCGAGCGGGTCGGCGAGCCCTGTTGGCCCATGCCGCTCTGGGAAGACTACAAGGATGAGCTGAAAAGCGAAGTCGCGGATCTGAAGAACGTCGGCGCGAGAGAAGGCGGCGCGATCTACGCGGCCCTGTTCCTGCAACGCTTCGTTCCGGAAAACACCCCATGGATACACCTGGACATCGCCGGACCTGCCTTTGCCAAGAAAAAGGGCGACCACGGCATCGCCGGAGGCACCGGCTTCGGCGTGCGTATCCTGGTGGAGTTGGTCCGCGAGTGGCCGGAAGAAAGCTGA
- a CDS encoding response regulator, whose translation PPDPELLPEAPMQTSLRVLLVDDHPINRKSATLILQEMNCEVTAAQDGLEALDLVQGQYFDAVFMDVQMPMMDGYETTLAIRRLGGRFEKLPIVALTANTMAGDRERCLEAGMTDYLPKPMPKDALVAILAAYHPGPEGHQEQGSTQDDGTRVLDVAALLRQYDGHQDMAREILQDFLADTPGEIAAIGQALARRNPEAERIAHRLKGPCFYVGAVGLAGHCAGIMNAVRHGQWDGADREFQALQQAWAVFTLESEGWLGRRLGLQAPVSNG comes from the coding sequence GCCCACCCGACCCCGAACTTTTGCCCGAGGCCCCAATGCAGACGTCCTTGCGTGTACTGCTAGTGGACGACCACCCAATCAACCGCAAGTCCGCGACCCTGATCCTGCAAGAAATGAACTGCGAGGTGACCGCGGCCCAGGACGGTCTGGAAGCCCTGGACCTGGTGCAGGGTCAGTATTTCGACGCGGTGTTTATGGACGTGCAGATGCCGATGATGGACGGCTACGAGACCACCCTGGCCATCCGCCGCCTGGGTGGGCGGTTCGAGAAGCTGCCCATCGTCGCCCTGACCGCGAACACCATGGCTGGCGACCGGGAACGCTGTCTGGAGGCGGGGATGACCGACTATCTGCCCAAGCCCATGCCCAAGGACGCCCTGGTCGCCATCTTGGCCGCTTATCACCCTGGTCCGGAAGGGCATCAGGAACAGGGGTCGACCCAGGACGACGGAACTCGAGTGCTGGATGTGGCCGCGCTGCTGCGACAGTATGACGGCCATCAGGACATGGCCCGGGAGATTCTTCAGGATTTTCTGGCGGACACGCCGGGGGAGATCGCGGCCATCGGCCAGGCACTGGCCCGACGGAATCCGGAAGCCGAACGGATCGCTCACCGACTTAAAGGTCCCTGCTTTTATGTCGGCGCGGTCGGGCTGGCTGGTCATTGCGCCGGGATCATGAACGCCGTGCGTCATGGACAATGGGACGGAGCGGATCGGGAATTCCAGGCATTGCAACAAGCCTGGGCCGTGTTTACCTTGGAGAGCGAGGGCTGGCTGGGGAGAAGGTTGGGTCTCCAGGCGCCGGTTTCAAATGGGTGA
- a CDS encoding CrcB family protein — MSPSQRLPADHSSASPQLSPVATALLIGLFGAAGALARYGIFAAASQFPDPTFPWGTSLTNVLGCFLFGLIWTLSEKRALIPKPLGLVLLTGFVGSFTTFSTYVYEAEVLLQQGQWLTLGLKILVQNLLGFGALILGVRVGRI, encoded by the coding sequence ATGTCCCCATCCCAGCGCCTTCCAGCCGACCATTCGTCCGCCTCGCCGCAACTCTCCCCAGTGGCAACGGCCCTGCTCATCGGGCTGTTCGGGGCGGCCGGGGCTTTGGCCCGGTACGGGATATTCGCGGCGGCCTCTCAGTTTCCCGACCCGACCTTCCCCTGGGGTACCTCCCTGACCAACGTCCTGGGCTGCTTCCTCTTCGGCCTGATCTGGACACTTTCGGAGAAACGCGCCCTGATCCCCAAGCCCCTGGGTCTCGTCCTCCTGACTGGCTTCGTTGGCTCCTTCACCACCTTTTCTACCTACGTCTACGAGGCCGAGGTATTGCTCCAGCAAGGCCAATGGCTCACCCTCGGCTTGAAAATCCTCGTGCAAAATCTGCTGGGCTTTGGGGCTCTGATCCTGGGAGTTCGGGTCGGGCGGATTTAG